The Plasmodium falciparum 3D7 genome assembly, chromosome: 12 genome contains the following window.
ATActgttataatatttttattaatgatacatattatttaaacatGTActcacatataaatataatatattatatatatatgtatatacttaAAACAAaggtttatatataataacaaaataaaggaaaataaattataatattatgaaaacaATTAATagatttacaaaaaaaaaaaaaatatatatatatattaacataaacAGAGAATacgaaaataaataaataaataaataaataaatataaatatatatatatatatatatatatatatatatatatatatataaggttcataatttttttaaatacggtaaatgatttatatattatatataaaaaaaaaaaaattgaaaactttatatattataaatgggagcatgaattaaaaaagagctagtattatataacaataaaatagtcataacatatattatttatttttacgtATTTCgaaaacaaaaaaggaaaaaatttttaagctataaaatatgtatataattttaaaattattaaagtataaaaaaaaaaaaataaaagcaaatttaaatttgttaaaaattaatacagAAAAtaggatatataatattatatataaattatttatatttttatttgttaatatatgCTATTAAAAGAATGAGAGCacatcaaaataataatagggTTAGCCCTTTACgaacataatatatgtatattatatatatatataacacgcctgtaatatattatccgttatataattgttaaataataataatatatatattatatatataactacttaatatattatccGTCATGTaattgttaaaaaaaaaaaaatatatatatatatatatatatttatttatttacatatattttttttatgtttatgaaAATGATCACAAtggaataaaaaattatattctaCTATAGTTTCAAATTTTCTCATTAGAtctttaattaatatatattttattttttatttttcctcaTTTGTGTTTAATATACTTATTgcaataaaaaagaatgtgcatattttatatatgaaagagAATATATTTCAcgtgaaatatatatatgaaatataataattgtgtatatattataatagttACCCAAATCTAtcttaattaaaaaaaaaaaaaaaaaaaaaaaaaaaaaaaaaaacatatacatatatatatatatatatatatatatatatatatatttatttatttataatattaactgttcctttattttatatttcattttgattAAACATGGTTAGTAAAAAAACGATAGAAGCTAGAAAGGCTTACTATAACGAAGACGTAGTTCTTTCAAAAGAAGCTCACGATTTTTATCACAACTTAGATAAGCATGGTGAAAATCACAATCTTGATAAGGATAActtaaaaacaataatatttgGAAGTTTAGATGGTATAATTACTATATTTGCTATAGTATCAGGTTGTGTGGGGGCAAAAATTACTCCTACCCAAGTTATTATTATAGGTATAGGAAATTTATTTGCAAATGCCATATCAATGGGATTTAGTGAATATACTAGTTCAACGGCACAGAGAGATTTTATGTTAGCTGAAAAGAAAAGAGAAGAATGGGAAATTGAAAATTGCCCATCTGAAGAAAAACAAGAAATGAttgatatttatatgaataagtATAAATTTGATAGTGAAGATGCTAGAAATTTAGTTGAAATAACctttagaaataaaaatttttttcttgaaCATATGATGTCTGAAGAATTAGGTTTAATTGTAACtaatgaagataaaaatgaatgtttaaaaaaaggaattattatgtttttaaGTTTTGCTGTTTTTGGTATAATTCCATTATCCGCCTATGTTGCATATACTGTATTTTTTGGATATACGGATTATACTACATCCTTTCTCGTTGTCTTTATTTCAACCCTAACAACTTTATTTATACTAGGATTGTTCAAGGTacgaaaattatatatacatatatatattaatacatatatgaacaaatacatacatgaacaaatacatacatgaacatatacatacatgaacatatacatacatgaacatatacatacatattgtatatatatatatatatatatatttttatatatggtaACACAATATGTAcaaatcataatataaatatatgaacaaacgtacatataatatacaatataaaacCACCCTACTATatgttttttgtttttctctGTTTCCTTTTTTAGTCACAATTTACTAATCAAAAGCCTATTACGTGTGCCCTTTATATGGTATTAAATGGAATGATTGCAGGAATGGTACCTTTCTTATTAGGAGTTGTACTTAAAAATAACATTTCcgaataattaataaaaataagtgaagtaataataatatgaaggaatttaaaaaaaagaaaaaaagtatatattatatatatatatatatatattatatatatattataattatataattatgctTTGAATGCATAttgaatttaatttttttttttttttttcttcttctccCCATAAATAGAAAAcgatttatcattatttttttaataatacacTTTTTTTATGGAAAAATCCATAGgattattatgttatatgatataatatacttatttAGTTATTCGTATATTTTtaggttatatatatattatatatatatttatatatggtaTGTATCcttttacatattttgttcatagaatcccttttttatattttttttattattatttatttatttttttttttttcgtttacTCTTTAAAATTACATGTAATATTctcttcatatttttatacagtAAACGGAAAAATGtccatatattcttttttttaaatacaacttttatatttttttaaggaaaaaaaaaataagtataCCTGATAATTCATAAcatcatctttattatatcatttataaaagataataaatatatatatatatatacatatatatatttatttaaaaatattatcctaagttcaaaataataaat
Protein-coding sequences here:
- a CDS encoding vacuolar iron transporter, translating into MVSKKTIEARKAYYNEDVVLSKEAHDFYHNLDKHGENHNLDKDNLKTIIFGSLDGIITIFAIVSGCVGAKITPTQVIIIGIGNLFANAISMGFSEYTSSTAQRDFMLAEKKREEWEIENCPSEEKQEMIDIYMNKYKFDSEDARNLVEITFRNKNFFLEHMMSEELGLIVTNEDKNECLKKGIIMFLSFAVFGIIPLSAYVAYTVFFGYTDYTTSFLVVFISTLTTLFILGLFKSQFTNQKPITCALYMVLNGMIAGMVPFLLGVVLKNNISE